In the Aggregatilinea lenta genome, GCAGGCGCGGCCTTGCGCTGTTCCAGGTAGGCCATGATGTCCTTTTTGGTCACGCGCCCGCCGCGCCCCGATCCGGTCACACGGCGCACGTCCACGTTATGCTCGGCGGCGATGCGCGCCACGACCGGCGTGACGTGCGGCATCCCGGCGCTGTGATCGACGCGCTCAGCCTGCACAGGCGCGGATCGGGCCGCCCCGGCAGCCTCGCGGACTGGCTCGCTCTCCGGCACGCGATCCGCCGCCTGCGTGCCGGGATTGGACTCGGCGGCGTGCAGCGCAGCCTCGTATTCATCGGTTCCATTAGCGGGCGCGTCCGGCACGGCCTCGTCCGGCGCGCCGATCACGGCCAGCACGGTGCGCGCGGGCACGGTGCGCCCCTCTCCGATGTAGATCCGCAGCAGCGTGCCGCTCGCGGGGGCGGTGACTTCGGACGTGACCTTGTCGCTCTCGACTTCCAGGATCGGCTCGTAGATCTCGACCGGATCGCCTTCGTGCTTGAACCATGTCCCGACCGTACCCTCGACCACACTCTCGCCCATCTGGGGCATGATGACTTCGGTTGCCATATCGTCCCCTCCCCTTAGTACTCGGCCAGCTCGCGGATGGCGGCGGCGATCTTGTCGGGGTTTGGCATGAAGAAGTCCTGCATGGAGTGTGCGAACGGCACGCCGGGTATGTCCGGTCCCGCCAGCCGCCGGATCGGGGCGTCCATGTACTCGAACGCCTCATCGGCCAGCAGCGCGGCGATCTCTGCGCCGTAACCCAGGAAACGGTTGTCCTCGTACACGATCAGCGCCTTGCCCGTCTTCTTGAACGACTCGATCACCGTGGCCGTATCCAGCGGGGCCAGCGTGCGCAGGTCGACCACCTCCGCCTGGATGCCTTCCTGCCGCGCGACCATCTCCGCCGCCTGGAGCACATAGTAGTGCATCATGCCGTAGGCGTACACGGTCAGGTCACCGCCCTCGCGGGTGACCTTCGCCTCGCCGAGCGGCACGGTGTAGTCCTCGTCGGGCACGGCGTCCTTGATCAGCCGGTAGCCCTTCTTCGGCTCGAAGAACAGCACCGGGTTGGGATCGCGCACGGCGGCTTTGAGCAGGCCCTTCGCGTCGTAGGCGGTGCTGGGGATCACCACCTTGAGGCCGGGCGCGTGCGCGAAGTACGCCTCAACGCTCTGCGAGTGGTACAGTCCGCCGCCGATGCCGCCGCCGTAGGGCGCGCGGATGACCAGCGGCGCGGCCCACTCTCCGCCGGAGCGGTAATGCACCAGCGCGGCTTCGTTGACGATCTGGTTGAACGCCGGGAAGATGTAGTCCGCGAACTGGATCTCGCAGATGGGGCGCATCCCGCCCAGCGCCGCGCCAACACCCACCGCGACGATGCTCAGCTCCGCCAGCGGCGAATCGATCACACGGTCCGGGCCGTACTTCTCGAACAGGCCGAGCGTCGCGCGGAAGACGCCGCCGCGCTGGCCTACGTCCTCGCCGGTAATGAATACGCGCTCGTCGCGGGCCATTTCTTCGTCCATGGCCTGCCGCACGCCTTCGATCAACGTCATTTCAGGCATTCGTTGGTTCGCTCCTGAACAGATCCAACCGGTAATAAGGAATTTTCGGGGTGGTCATTGTCGCGTAGGGGCGTATTGCGATACGCCCCTACCAAAAACGCACGGCCACCTACTGCTCGAAATCGGGTGGGGCGAAGACCGGGAACAGCGCATCCTCGGCGGGCGGATAGGGTGCGGCCTCAGCGCGCGCCTGAGCCTCGTCGATTTCCGCGCGGACTTCCTGCTCGATGGCGTCGATCTGCTCGTCGTCGAGCAAACCGCGCTCCAGCAGGTACGCCTGGAAGCGCTTGATCGGGTCGCGCTGCTTCCATTCCTCCACCTCGTCGCGGCTGCGATAGGTGCGGTCGTCGTCATCGGAGGAATGCGGCACGGGCCGGTAGGTCTTGGCTTCGAGCAGGGTCGCGCCCTCGCCGCGCCGGGCACGGTCCAGCGCCTCGGACATGGCACGGTAGGATGCCACCACGTCGTTGCCGTCGCAGATCGCACCCGCGATGCCAAACATCGGCGCGCGGTCGGCCACGTTGGGCACGGCCATTTGCAGGTGAACGGGGACGGAAATCGCATAAATATTATTCTGCACGATGCACACCACGGGGAGTTGGTGCACGCCCGCCCAGTTAAGGCCCTCGAAGAAGTCGCCCTCGCTGGTCGAGCCTTCGCCCAGGCAGACGACCGTCACGCGATCCTCGCCCTTGAGCTTGCTGGCGAGCGCCAGCCCTGCCGCCTGGGGAACCTGCGTCGCCACCGGGCTGGACGCGGTCACGATGCCCAGCCGCCGGGCGCTCCAGTTGCTGGGCATCTGGCGCGCGCCACTGGTCGTCTCGCCTTGCTTGCCATAGACGGCCAGGAAAAACTCGTAGGGCGTGTAGCCCAGGGCGATGTTGAACGCCAGATCGCGGTAGTAGAGGTGTGCATAGTCGTAGCCGCGATGCATGGCGAGCGCCGCGCCCACCTGGATCGCTTCGTGGCCGATGCCGGAAATGTGGAAGGCGATCTTGCCCTGGCGGTGCAGCACCCACGTGCGTTCGTCGGTCCGCCGCGCCAGCACCATCAGCCGGTACATTTCCCGCAGCAGGGCGGCGTCCAGGTCCAGCCCTGCATCGTCGATCTGATGCGAGCGTGTAAGATTTTGTGCCATTCGTTTCTCCTGAAATCTCCTTTGCACAGAGGGGGAACACAAGCGTGCAGCAGCACAGGATGAGGGCAGCCTCTACAGGTTGTCGTCCTAAAGTCTAAGTACTATCCCATGCCACCCCCTATCCATATTATAGTCATTTTGATCATACAAACCGCCAAAAACCACGCGCCGGTCCCTCTTCTCTCCCGTTTTCTTTGGGTCGCCCTTTCCGAAAAGAACGAAGGTGGGCGCTCTGGACGGAATCTGCGCCCGCCCGTACAATTGCAGCCGGGCCTTCGAACCGTGGAAATGGATATCCCTATGGCAGAGATCGCCGCGATCTCCCCGTCCGAGCGTGACGCCGTCTACCGCCGCAACTACCGGCTGTTCATGGTGGATTTCGTCGTGTTTACCGTGGGCATGGGCCTATTGGGGCCGTCCACGGTCATCCCCGACTTCGTGCGCGGCCTGACGGATTCGGAGATCATCATTGGCCTGTCGGGCCAGTTGTTCGACATCTGCTGGCTGCTGCCGCAGCTCCTGGTCGCGCGGCGACTGCTGACCGTCGCGCACAAAAAATGGTGGTTCGTGATCCCTAACATTCCGGTGCGGCTGCTGGTGCTGGTGCTGTCCGGTGTGATCGTGCTGGTCGGTGGGGAGCATAAGACCACCATCCTGGCGGCATTCCTGATCTTTTACGCGCTGGCGGGCCTGGGTGATGGGCTGGTCGGCGTGCCGTGGCTGGATCTGATGGGGACCAGCATCGACGACAAACGCCGCGCGCGCCTGTTTGGGCTGGGCACGGCGGTGGTGGGCGTGGGCATGATCGGGCTGAACCCCGTCGTGCGGCTGATCCTGGGCGACAATGGGCCGGACTTCCCCAACAATTACGCGCTGCTGTTCGCTATCGCCGGGACGCTGTTCGCGCTAACGGTCCCCGCAACCGCCTTCCTCAAGGAACTGCCCGGCGCGACGCCTCACGACGCCCAGCCCGCCATGCGCGACTACCTGCCAGAGCTGGTACGCGTCCTGCGCACGGACGGCCCGTTCCGGGCGGCGATCCTGTCGCGGCTGCTGGTCGGCCTGTCGGCGATGGCTTCGCCGTTTTACATCGGCTTCGCTACGGAGCAGCTTGGCATGTCGAGCAGCGTCGCGGTCAGCAACCTGCTGCTGATGCAGACGCTTGGCAACGTGGCCGGATCGCTGCTGCTGTCGTGGCTGGGCGAGCGTCACCTGCTGCCGTTCATCCGCATGCTGCTGGGGCTGGCCGTGCTCCAGCCCGTGCTGGCGCTGGTCGCCAGCGTCGCCGGGCCTGCGCCGCTGTACATCGCGTTCATCGCGGCAGGCGGCATCGGCGGGAGTTTGATGCTCAGCTTCATGAACTGGGTGGTGATTTACGCCGGGCACGAGCGGCGCCCGATTTATACCGGCCTGCTGAACTCGCTGTCGGCGGTGTCGCTGCTGCTCGCGCCGCTGATGGGCGGGCTGATCGTCGAGGGATTGGGTTACGAGGCAGTGTTCGTCGCGGCGCTGGGCTTCGTAATCGTGGCATTCGTAGTGTGCCTGCGCTCGATGGTATCGCCGCACGAAGAGGCAGTCGTTGGTGGATAGTTTTTAGTTGTTAGTACAGGCAAAAGGCGCTAGGGAACGGCCTTGCGAGCTAGAGCGGACTGTGTAGGGGCGTATTGCGATACGCCCCTGTTGGTTGGTAAGCGATTCAAAAAAACGGGTGATGCAAGCATCGCCCCTACGGATATCGTGTTTCTCTCCCTTCTCCAACTTGATTGGAGAGGGGCCGGGGGTGAGGTTCACCCGCTGAACGCGATGGCCCTGGTCCCCACCTCGTCGATTCTTTGCCTTGACTAACCACCAAAAACTATCGACTACCAACTGCTTTTACCGCATCCTGTCCGGCATGAGCATCATGGCCGCGAACCCGGCGTAGACGTGCGCGGCGGACTTCAGATCGTCCAGGCGCACGACCTCACGCGGGGTGTGGGCCAGATTCGGATCGCCAGGACCGAAGCCCACGGTCGGGATGCCCGCCTCGCCCATCGTGTACGCGCCATCGGTCGAAAACGGCCAGTGTGTGATCTCCGGCGCGACTCCGCGCACGGTCTGGATCGTGTGGTTGAGCGCCGTCACCAGCGGATGCGCGCGGTCCAGCACCCAGGCGGGGTGCGCCTCGCGGGCGGTGCGCACGAGTCCAGTGTAGGACGCCTCCTCGTAGGTGGTGATCTCGACCGTCGCGGGCAGGTTTTCGCGCGCGATCATGCTTTCGAGCTGTGCCCGCGCGCCGTTGACCGTCTCGCCGAGCGTCAGGCGGCGGTCCACGTAGAGCTTGCACAGGTCGGGGATGGCGTTCAGGCTCGCGCCACGGCTCTCGATCCCGGTTACGGCAATGGTGCCCGGCCCCAGGAACGGATCCTTCAGCAGCGTGTCGGCCAGCAGCTCGACGTTAAACACCAGCCGCGAAGCGGCGTAAATCGCGTTCTGGCCGAGCGCAGGCTGGCTGGCGTGGCACGACTTGCCGCGCACCGATACCTTGAACATCACGCGCCCGCGCTGACCCCGGCTGATCTGCATGTTGCTCGGCTCACCGACCAGCACGTAGTCGGGCCGGATGCCGTCTTCCTCGATCACCGTGCGGACGGCGAGGCCCTCGCATGGCTCCTCCTGCACGACGAACGCCAGCACCAACGTGCCGTCGATCTCGTCCTGGTAGGGCAGCAACTCGCGCGCGCCGTAGATCATCGCGGCCAGCGCGCTTTTCATATCCACCGCGCCCAGGCCATACAGCGCGCCGTTTTCGATCACGCCATCGAAGGGCGGGTGCTCCCAGGCTTCGGTCGCCGCTTCGACCGTGTCCATATGCGCGTCGTAGAGCAGCGTCGGGCCGTTCCCGCTGCCCAGCGTGGCGATGATGCAGCCCATCGGGCTGACGTGCACGCGTGGAAAGCCCAACGCGGTCAGGTGCTCCGCCACCAGCGCGGCGACGTCGCCCTCGTGCGTGGAGATGCTGGGCGTCTGGACCAGCTTCTGCGTGAAAGCATAGAGGTCTTGAGCCACGACCCATTCCGGCTCAAGCTCGCGGATGAACGTGAAATGACTTGCCACTTAGGACGCTCCGTGCGCTAACAAGACGCGGGGGATGGTCCGCAGGATGATCTGCATGTCCAGCCCCAGGGACCAGTTCTCGATGTAGTAGATGTCCATCAGGCACATCTCTTCAAAGGGCACTTCGTCGCGCCCGCTGACCTGCCACAACCCGGTCAGGCCGGGCATGACGTGCAGGCGCTGGCGGTGCCACGGTTCGTACAGCTCGACCTCGGCGGGCAGGGCGGGACGCGGCCCCACCCAGCTCATGTCGCCCTTGATGATGTTGAACAACTGCGGCACTTCGTCGATGCTGAAGCGGCGAATCCAGCGCCCGACGTGCGTGATGCGCGGATCGTTGACCAGCTTGGGGTGGCGCAGGTCTTCGCCGGTTTGTCTCATCAGCGTGTAGTGCATTTTTTCCGCGCCGACGACCATCGAGCGGAACTTGTACACGGTGAAGATCCGCCCGTTGAGGCCCACGCGTTTCTGCGCAAAGAAGATCGGCCCCGGCGAATCGAGCTTGATCGCCAGCGCGACCACACTCAGCACTGTCAGCGTCACGGGCAGCGTGACCAGCACCAGCGCCAGATCCAGCGTGCGCTTGACGAGGCGGCTGCTGGGGTGCAGGTCGCTGCTGCCGTCCACGCTGAGCAGCGGCACGCCGCCGAGCATCTCGACCTGGACCTGATTCAGGCTCAGCTCGAACATATCCGGCACGGTGCGCACGCGCACGTGCTTGTGCTCGCACTCGCGGATGATGCCCACGATCGTGCGCTGGACGTGCCACGGCAGGGTGATGATCACCGTATCCACCTGCTGGCGGTCGATGATGGGTCCCAGGTTGTCGAGCGTGCCCAGCGCAGGCACACGCCCGATGCTGGTCGAGCCGCGATCGGGGTCGTCGTCCACAAAGCCAACCACCTGATAGCCGAGGTCGGGCCGGGCAACGATCGTTTGCAGCACGGAGCGGCCTACCGTACCCACGCCGACAATCAGCACGCGCTCGATGCCGATGCCGCGCTCGCGCATGCGCGCCTGGATCTCGCGCAGGGCCAGCCGCCAGCCGCCCATGAGGATCACCACCAGGATCGCGGTCTGAACGATCAACAGACGGGAAAACACGAGCGGCTGGATCAGGAAGCTCAGCGCCATAATGAACACGGCGGTGGTGGTCGCGCTGTTCATGATGCCGAAGACCTCTTCCCACCACGTGCGCCCGCGCCGCTCGCGGTAGAGGGCCTCGCTCTGGTTGAACAGAATCATCAGGATAGCGAAGATGATGGCGTAGGGGATGTACGGCGTGAAGGGCGCGGCGTTGGCCTCGTCTACAGGCTGGATGAACTGAATCTCGTAGCGCATGTAGTAGGACACGAAAAACGCCACGAACGTCCACACGGCGTCGAGTGCGGGCATCATCCATCGCGGCCAGTTATATGCGTTGCGATCCATACTCTGTCCCATATCAAGCCTGATCCAGCGCGCGCCGGTAGCTGGCGACCGTCTGCGCAGCCGTGTTCGCCCAGGTAAAGCCCGCTGCGCGCGCTTGCGCCCGCGCCCCGGCGTCCGCACGCCAGACCGGGTCACTGATGACGCGCGCTAGCGCGTCCGCCCACGCCGCCGGATCGTCCGGCGGCAGCAGGAAGCCCGTGTCGCCCGCCGCTTCCGGCAGCGACGACGACTCCGACACCAGCACCGGCGTCGCGCAGGCCATCGCCTCGATCACCGGCAGCCCAAAGCCCTCGAAGACCGAGGGGTACACTAGCGCGTCGGCGGCATTGTACCACAGCGGCAGGTCCGCATCATCGAGATAGCCGGGCAAGTGCACCGTCTCGCCCAGACCGTGCTGCTCGATGGTTTGGAAGATCTCGTCGTACATCCAACCTTTCCCCCCCGCAAGGACCAAATGCACCGCCGCACGGTCGGCGGGCGGGATCTGCGCGTAGGCGCGCAGCAGCACCGGCACGTTTTTACGCGGCTCCAGCGTGCCCACGAACAGCAGGAAGCGATCCGGTAGGCCCGCGCGCTGGCGGAAGGCCGCAACTTCGTCGGCGGGCAGCGGGTGGAAGCGCTCCGTGACGCCGGGCAGCGCGACGTCAATTTTAGCGCGCGGGAGGCCAAAGTGGTCCGCGACGTCGCGCGCAGTGCTCTCCGAGATGGCGATCACGCGCCGGGCGCGCTGGCAGCTCAGGCGCGTGAACAGGCGCAAATAGAGGCGGCGCGAGGCAGGCAGCACGTCCGGGTAGTGGATGAAGCTGAGATCGTAGACGGTGACCACCTGCGGCACGCGGCTGATCAACGGCCCCGCGAACGCCAGCGCGTGCAGCAGATCGATCCCGGCCCCCCGGACCGCGAACGGCTGCGCAAGCTGCTCCCACGCGATGCGCTTCAGCGGCGACACAGTGTTCATCCGGCTGCACCGCGCGATCAGCCCGGCCCGCGCCGGTGGGGCCGCCTGCGCCCCGGTGAAGACCGAGTACACGAACGCCGGATCGGCATCGGGCAGCGCGGCGATCAGGTGGCGGATGTAGCCGCTGATGCCCGCGCTGCGATAGCCCGCGTTCTGTGCGAGCAAATGGGCACTTAAGCCAACGTGGAACTGTGTCGATTGCATGGCGTGCGATTATACCGCTCTCCAGCCGCCGGGTGGAGGGTCAAGCGCGAAGTGGTCTCCTGGCGTCGTGACAGCGTGGGGTGATCATCAGGCGTCCGGCGTCCGGCTCAATGGTAGCCCGGACACGCATCGTGCAATAATTACAGTAATAGAATATCCGCTTACAATTCCGACATCCCGCGACAACGTGGCATACGAGTCACTGTTTGAGAGAGGAAATGGAAAAGGAGTCGTACCGATGAAACGCACCGTTCTGACGCTGCTGATCGCGCTGGCTGTGGCCGGGGGCGGCCTGTTCAGCGCAGCGCCGCACCCCGCCGCCGCTCAAAGCGGCACGGTCTGGCAGGCGCAGTTCTTCAACAACAATACCGTCTCGGGGGGACCCGCCTATACCACCCAGACGCCGGACATTCAGTTCAACTGGGGCACCGGCTCGCCCGACCCGTCGATCCAGCCGGACTCGTTCAGCGCGCGCTTCACCACGGACGTGTACCTGGACGCGGGCACGTACGAGTTCGTGATCCGCGCGGACGACGGCGTGCGCCTCTACATCGACCGCGCCCCCACGCCGATCGTCGACTCGTTTAACAAGCAGCAGCCGGGCCGCACCCTGCGCGCCTCGACGACGCTGGCGGGCGGCGTGCACAACCTGCGCGTCGACTACCAGGAGATCACGCAGGAAGCGTACATCTTCGTCAACTGGAGCCGCCTGTCCGATTCGCCGAGCGACTTTAACACCGGGTACGAGATGGGCACCTGGACCACCCAGTACTTTAGCAACCAGTCCCTGGCGGGTGATGCGACCGTGGTCCGCGCCGAAAACAGCCCTTCACACAACTGGGGCGCAGGCGCGCCGGTGGCGGGCGTCCCGGCGGATTTCTGGTCCGCGCGCTGGATGGGCACCTTCAGCCTCAACGGCACCTACGGCGTGACCATCCGCGCGGATGACGGCGTACGCTTCTTCGTGGACGGCAACACCATCATCGACGAGTGGCACGGCGCGACCAACGAGACCTACACGGCCCAGTTCACGGTCGGCGCGGGCCAGCATACGCTCGGCATCGAGTATTATGAGGCGACGGCGGGCGCGTTCCTGAACGTCGATTTCACGTCCGTCAACGGCAGCGTGCTGCCGGGAGCCGCTCCGCAGCCCACTGCGACGCCCGCGCCTAACGTGCCGACCGCCGTGCCCGGCGGCCCCAGCGCGACCGTGCTGGCGTGGCGGCTGAACGTGCGCGACGCGCCAAGCGCCTCCGGCACGAACGTGATCGCCAAGATTAACCGGGGTGAAACGTACGCGATCATCGGGCGCAACCAGGCAGGTGACTGGCTGCTGCTGAACGTGAACGGCCTCAACGGGTGGGTGAGCATCCGCTATGTGGGCCTCAACAACGAGCAGCCGCTGCCGGTCGTCGGCGCGCAGCCCACCGCGACACCCGCTCCGGCCCAGCCGCAGCCCACCGGTTACACGCTGACCTCGCGCGCCAACCTGAACGTGCGCAGCGGTCCCAGCACGCAGTACGACGTCGCCGGCGCGCTGGGCTACGGCGAAGTAGCGCCCATCGTTGGGCGCAACGCCGAGAACACGTGGTGGCAGATCCTGGACAACGGGCAGCTCGGTTGGGTGATCGATTTCTACGTGGTGATCGAGGACGGCGTGGACATCAACCGTATTCCGATCACGGGGTAAAGTGAGACGAGATCGCGGGCGAACTGCCCCTTACAAACAGACCTCACCCCCGGCCCCTCTCCAATCTGGGTTGGAGAGGGGAGGAAACCACGCCTCGCAGGGGCGGGGCTTGCTCCGCCCGTCTTTCTGTCAGGCTATATTTTCGTTACGCAGGAACACATGATCTGCAACGGGTAAAAAACAGCCCCGGCGCGGATTGGTCGGGGCTGTGGGTTGGGCGGTTAACGGGGCGGCGGAGGCGCTGCGGTCGGCGCGCCAGGGGGCGGTGGCGTGCGGCGCTTCGCTTTGCGGCGGCTGGTCATGCCCAGCACGACCGCGCCCACCGCGATCATGAACAGCATCACCACCATCGACGCGATGCCGGAGACGACCAGCCGGCTCGACGGCGCGAGCGGTTCGTCCGGGTCGGACGCGGCCACCATCGAGGCGACCTCGTCGCGCAGGTCCTCCGACGAGACGGGCACCGCGCCAAAGGCATTGATGCCCAGGCGTTGGCCTGCCGACAGGGCAAACGTGCCCTCGGTGGAGGTCGTCGGATGGTAGGTGGGACTGTCGGTGAAAGTCAGGGTGTAAACCCCAGGCAGAAGGCCCTCGAAGCAGTACTGCTCCTCGCCCGCAGCGGTGATGTGCGTGGCGATGATCGCGTCGCCGGTAGCGAGGTTCGCGTTGACCCCGGCCAGCGTCGTCTCGCCCTCATCCGCGAGTCCGTTGCCGTTGAGGTCCGCGAAGGTCGAGATACAGATCGCGCCGGGATCGCCTTGTGCGTGGGCGGCGGGCAGCCATCCGGCCCCGCCCAGGACGAGCACCGCAGTCAAGAGGATCACACTCCAGCTGAGGGATCGGCTCACAACGTGCGCTTCCTTACGTGATACCCGCGCGTAAGCGGCCTGCGACACTTGCGCGTGAGTATACCCTGGCCAAAAAGGCTGTCAACTGCGCTTCCCCGTCGCGAAGGCAACGCTCCGGCTACCGTTTTCTCCACTTCTGCATTATGCTTGTCGCGAAAGAGAAAGTGAGGCGCGCGATGCCAGCCGAGCAAAATGACTCGAATCCCCTGACCCGACAGATCACGGACGTCATCGCCGAGTCCGAGAAGGTGCGCGACGGGCTGCACGACGACGAAGCGCTGCCACTCATCGACTGGGGTACAGCGCAGGCCAAAGCGCTCGGCGCAAAGCTGGCCGCCCCGGAAACGCCCGACGTCACGCCCGAACAGGCCGCCGAAACGGGTTATGCCCTGGCGCGCCTGATGACGCGCATCACCTGGGTGGTGACGTACCGCAGCAAGAAGGACGCCGACTGGCTGACCCGCACCTTCCACAAGATCAACGACCTGAGCCGCGAGCTGCACGGCCTGGACGCGCCCACGCTCTCCGACGAGGAGATCGCCGCGTGGATCGCGGAGCAGCCGGGTCACACCAACGCCGAGCTGATCCAGGGCCTGACGGCGCGGCTGACACCCGGCACGCCCAGTCCATCCGACAATCCGGACACACCCGGCGCTTCCGGCGACTCTGGCACGCCTGACGTGCCCGGCGTTCCCGGCTTACCGAGTG is a window encoding:
- a CDS encoding alpha-ketoacid dehydrogenase subunit beta, with protein sequence MPEMTLIEGVRQAMDEEMARDERVFITGEDVGQRGGVFRATLGLFEKYGPDRVIDSPLAELSIVAVGVGAALGGMRPICEIQFADYIFPAFNQIVNEAALVHYRSGGEWAAPLVIRAPYGGGIGGGLYHSQSVEAYFAHAPGLKVVIPSTAYDAKGLLKAAVRDPNPVLFFEPKKGYRLIKDAVPDEDYTVPLGEAKVTREGGDLTVYAYGMMHYYVLQAAEMVARQEGIQAEVVDLRTLAPLDTATVIESFKKTGKALIVYEDNRFLGYGAEIAALLADEAFEYMDAPIRRLAGPDIPGVPFAHSMQDFFMPNPDKIAAAIRELAEY
- a CDS encoding thiamine pyrophosphate-dependent dehydrogenase E1 component subunit alpha; protein product: MAQNLTRSHQIDDAGLDLDAALLREMYRLMVLARRTDERTWVLHRQGKIAFHISGIGHEAIQVGAALAMHRGYDYAHLYYRDLAFNIALGYTPYEFFLAVYGKQGETTSGARQMPSNWSARRLGIVTASSPVATQVPQAAGLALASKLKGEDRVTVVCLGEGSTSEGDFFEGLNWAGVHQLPVVCIVQNNIYAISVPVHLQMAVPNVADRAPMFGIAGAICDGNDVVASYRAMSEALDRARRGEGATLLEAKTYRPVPHSSDDDDRTYRSRDEVEEWKQRDPIKRFQAYLLERGLLDDEQIDAIEQEVRAEIDEAQARAEAAPYPPAEDALFPVFAPPDFEQ
- a CDS encoding MFS transporter, coding for MAEIAAISPSERDAVYRRNYRLFMVDFVVFTVGMGLLGPSTVIPDFVRGLTDSEIIIGLSGQLFDICWLLPQLLVARRLLTVAHKKWWFVIPNIPVRLLVLVLSGVIVLVGGEHKTTILAAFLIFYALAGLGDGLVGVPWLDLMGTSIDDKRRARLFGLGTAVVGVGMIGLNPVVRLILGDNGPDFPNNYALLFAIAGTLFALTVPATAFLKELPGATPHDAQPAMRDYLPELVRVLRTDGPFRAAILSRLLVGLSAMASPFYIGFATEQLGMSSSVAVSNLLLMQTLGNVAGSLLLSWLGERHLLPFIRMLLGLAVLQPVLALVASVAGPAPLYIAFIAAGGIGGSLMLSFMNWVVIYAGHERRPIYTGLLNSLSAVSLLLAPLMGGLIVEGLGYEAVFVAALGFVIVAFVVCLRSMVSPHEEAVVGG
- a CDS encoding YgeY family selenium metabolism-linked hydrolase; this encodes MASHFTFIRELEPEWVVAQDLYAFTQKLVQTPSISTHEGDVAALVAEHLTALGFPRVHVSPMGCIIATLGSGNGPTLLYDAHMDTVEAATEAWEHPPFDGVIENGALYGLGAVDMKSALAAMIYGARELLPYQDEIDGTLVLAFVVQEEPCEGLAVRTVIEEDGIRPDYVLVGEPSNMQISRGQRGRVMFKVSVRGKSCHASQPALGQNAIYAASRLVFNVELLADTLLKDPFLGPGTIAVTGIESRGASLNAIPDLCKLYVDRRLTLGETVNGARAQLESMIARENLPATVEITTYEEASYTGLVRTAREAHPAWVLDRAHPLVTALNHTIQTVRGVAPEITHWPFSTDGAYTMGEAGIPTVGFGPGDPNLAHTPREVVRLDDLKSAAHVYAGFAAMMLMPDRMR
- a CDS encoding sugar transferase, with the translated sequence MDRNAYNWPRWMMPALDAVWTFVAFFVSYYMRYEIQFIQPVDEANAAPFTPYIPYAIIFAILMILFNQSEALYRERRGRTWWEEVFGIMNSATTTAVFIMALSFLIQPLVFSRLLIVQTAILVVILMGGWRLALREIQARMRERGIGIERVLIVGVGTVGRSVLQTIVARPDLGYQVVGFVDDDPDRGSTSIGRVPALGTLDNLGPIIDRQQVDTVIITLPWHVQRTIVGIIRECEHKHVRVRTVPDMFELSLNQVQVEMLGGVPLLSVDGSSDLHPSSRLVKRTLDLALVLVTLPVTLTVLSVVALAIKLDSPGPIFFAQKRVGLNGRIFTVYKFRSMVVGAEKMHYTLMRQTGEDLRHPKLVNDPRITHVGRWIRRFSIDEVPQLFNIIKGDMSWVGPRPALPAEVELYEPWHRQRLHVMPGLTGLWQVSGRDEVPFEEMCLMDIYYIENWSLGLDMQIILRTIPRVLLAHGAS
- a CDS encoding glycosyltransferase family 4 protein — encoded protein: MLAQNAGYRSAGISGYIRHLIAALPDADPAFVYSVFTGAQAAPPARAGLIARCSRMNTVSPLKRIAWEQLAQPFAVRGAGIDLLHALAFAGPLISRVPQVVTVYDLSFIHYPDVLPASRRLYLRLFTRLSCQRARRVIAISESTARDVADHFGLPRAKIDVALPGVTERFHPLPADEVAAFRQRAGLPDRFLLFVGTLEPRKNVPVLLRAYAQIPPADRAAVHLVLAGGKGWMYDEIFQTIEQHGLGETVHLPGYLDDADLPLWYNAADALVYPSVFEGFGLPVIEAMACATPVLVSESSSLPEAAGDTGFLLPPDDPAAWADALARVISDPVWRADAGARAQARAAGFTWANTAAQTVASYRRALDQA
- a CDS encoding PA14 domain-containing protein, coding for MKRTVLTLLIALAVAGGGLFSAAPHPAAAQSGTVWQAQFFNNNTVSGGPAYTTQTPDIQFNWGTGSPDPSIQPDSFSARFTTDVYLDAGTYEFVIRADDGVRLYIDRAPTPIVDSFNKQQPGRTLRASTTLAGGVHNLRVDYQEITQEAYIFVNWSRLSDSPSDFNTGYEMGTWTTQYFSNQSLAGDATVVRAENSPSHNWGAGAPVAGVPADFWSARWMGTFSLNGTYGVTIRADDGVRFFVDGNTIIDEWHGATNETYTAQFTVGAGQHTLGIEYYEATAGAFLNVDFTSVNGSVLPGAAPQPTATPAPNVPTAVPGGPSATVLAWRLNVRDAPSASGTNVIAKINRGETYAIIGRNQAGDWLLLNVNGLNGWVSIRYVGLNNEQPLPVVGAQPTATPAPAQPQPTGYTLTSRANLNVRSGPSTQYDVAGALGYGEVAPIVGRNAENTWWQILDNGQLGWVIDFYVVIEDGVDINRIPITG
- a CDS encoding SdrD B-like domain-containing protein; this translates as MSRSLSWSVILLTAVLVLGGAGWLPAAHAQGDPGAICISTFADLNGNGLADEGETTLAGVNANLATGDAIIATHITAAGEEQYCFEGLLPGVYTLTFTDSPTYHPTTSTEGTFALSAGQRLGINAFGAVPVSSEDLRDEVASMVAASDPDEPLAPSSRLVVSGIASMVVMLFMIAVGAVVLGMTSRRKAKRRTPPPPGAPTAAPPPPR